A stretch of the Campylobacter sp. 19-13652 genome encodes the following:
- a CDS encoding nitrous oxide-stimulated promoter family protein — protein sequence MDSDKFRQEAQTLVKFIQIYCDEKHNDKKLEKSLDISYKDINLTLCTRLCSECDDTLKYALKRLQNCPHEPKPKCRKCKNPCYEKSRYKHMAKIMVYSGVRLGLSKLKKAAGGIFKK from the coding sequence GTGGATAGCGATAAATTCAGACAAGAAGCGCAGACTTTGGTTAAATTTATACAAATTTATTGTGATGAAAAGCATAATGATAAAAAGCTAGAAAAAAGCTTAGACATAAGCTACAAAGATATAAACTTAACACTATGTACAAGGCTTTGTAGCGAGTGTGATGACACTCTTAAATACGCGCTAAAAAGACTACAAAACTGCCCGCATGAGCCAAAACCAAAATGCAGAAAATGCAAAAATCCCTGCTATGAAAAAAGCCGCTATAAGCACATGGCAAAAATTATGGTATATAGCGGAGTTAGGCTTGGGCTTTCAAAGCTAAAAAAGGCAGCTGGTGGGATTTTTAAAAAGTAA
- a CDS encoding Bcr/CflA family efflux MFS transporter, with product MNKKLFLLPFLGALSAFGPFVLDLYLPALPLIQKYFSTSTSYAQLTLSTTMAGLAFGQLIAGPLSDKFGRKIPLLISLMLYTISTIIIFFTPSIEIFIAMRAIEGLASAGSIVIARAIVGDLYEGEEMRRFFSLLVVINSLAPIFSPIIGSFILTFASWRGEFTVLSVIGVLLFIASFKFHESLPKGRRLKGGVLQSYGVYLKLICMRDFLVFVAISAGALDAIFTYISASAFILEDTYGFSQSQFAFAFAANGAGFGIAASLASRLSARQAMIFGAFLLIFAGVFLAISLIFKFDAIFLMTLFFAVLFSAGFILPTTSFYAISLAKSYAGSASALLGFAGFSMGGIVSASIGRVEIFNGAAVSFLLCSALCFFGVGFAYFRGLLR from the coding sequence ATGAACAAAAAGCTATTTTTACTCCCATTTTTAGGCGCTCTTAGTGCATTTGGACCATTTGTGCTAGATCTTTATCTGCCTGCTTTGCCACTTATTCAAAAATATTTTAGTACCTCTACATCCTACGCCCAGCTTACGCTTAGTACGACTATGGCTGGACTTGCGTTTGGGCAGCTTATAGCTGGACCATTAAGTGATAAATTTGGGCGCAAAATTCCACTTTTAATCTCACTCATGCTTTATACAATTAGTACGATTATTATATTTTTTACCCCAAGTATTGAGATTTTTATCGCTATGCGTGCGATTGAGGGGCTAGCAAGCGCTGGAAGCATCGTCATAGCTAGGGCGATAGTAGGTGATTTATATGAGGGGGAGGAGATGAGGAGATTTTTCTCACTTCTTGTAGTGATTAACTCCCTTGCGCCAATTTTTTCGCCTATAATAGGCTCTTTTATCCTCACTTTTGCTAGCTGGAGGGGCGAGTTTACCGTGCTTAGTGTGATAGGTGTTTTGCTTTTTATAGCTAGTTTTAAATTCCACGAGAGCCTGCCAAAAGGACGCAGGCTAAAAGGTGGTGTCTTGCAAAGCTATGGCGTGTATTTAAAGCTTATTTGTATGCGAGATTTTTTAGTGTTTGTCGCTATCTCAGCTGGGGCTTTGGATGCTATATTTACCTATATTTCAGCCTCGGCTTTTATCCTTGAGGATACTTATGGCTTTAGTCAGAGCCAGTTTGCCTTTGCCTTTGCGGCAAATGGTGCTGGCTTTGGAATAGCTGCTAGTTTAGCCTCTAGACTAAGCGCTAGGCAGGCTATGATATTTGGTGCTTTTTTGCTTATTTTTGCTGGTGTTTTTTTGGCTATTAGTTTGATTTTTAAATTTGACGCCATTTTTCTTATGACTTTGTTTTTTGCCGTACTTTTTAGTGCTGGCTTTATTTTACCAACGACATCGTTTTACGCTATTTCACTGGCTAAAAGCTACGCTGGCTCAGCCTCAGCTTTGCTTGGTTTTGCCGGATTTAGCATGGGCGGGATAGTCTCTGCTAGCATAGGTAGGGTTGAAATTTTTAACGGAGCCGCGGTCTCTTTTTTATTATGCTCTGCGCTTTGCTTTTTTGGGGTTGGTTTTGCCTATTTTAGGGGGCTTTTGCGATGA
- a CDS encoding uroporphyrinogen-III synthase: MIYLVSNTIFKDENIKQISLLEIKFFSFYVNLDAFEAIIISSKNSINALKFNAILPANVPVFAISKASAKAAFDFGFSEVYDFSASDAREFSQLLEPKIKQKRVLYLRGEDVAFNLALSLKNKGIEVSELICYKNEPVKSHILASPEPKSIIIFASALNFKAFFNKFGFSDDYVGIAIGKSTALAMSERGVSFQMPQNPSLKECVNLAKAIENKLASSKERLK, from the coding sequence ATGATATATCTAGTCTCAAATACTATTTTTAAAGATGAAAATATAAAGCAAATTAGCCTTTTAGAGATAAAATTTTTTAGCTTTTATGTGAATTTAGATGCGTTTGAAGCCATTATAATAAGCTCAAAAAACAGCATAAATGCGCTTAAATTTAATGCCATTTTGCCAGCGAATGTGCCAGTTTTTGCCATATCAAAAGCAAGCGCAAAGGCTGCGTTTGATTTTGGATTTAGTGAGGTTTATGATTTTTCAGCTAGCGATGCGCGCGAGTTTTCGCAATTGTTGGAGCCTAAGATAAAGCAAAAGCGCGTGCTTTATCTTAGGGGCGAGGATGTGGCGTTTAATCTAGCTTTAAGTTTAAAAAATAAAGGCATCGAGGTATCTGAGCTAATCTGCTATAAAAATGAGCCTGTTAAAAGCCATATTCTAGCCTCACCAGAGCCAAAGAGCATTATAATTTTTGCGTCTGCTTTAAATTTTAAAGCCTTTTTTAATAAATTTGGCTTTAGCGATGATTACGTGGGTATTGCCATAGGTAAAAGCACGGCTTTAGCCATGAGTGAGCGTGGTGTGAGCTTTCAAATGCCACAAAATCCAAGCTTAAAAGAGTGCGTAAATTTAGCCAAAGCCATCGAAAATAAACTTGCTTCATCTAAAGAGAGGCTTAAATAA
- the purD gene encoding phosphoribosylamine--glycine ligase, translated as MKILIIGNGGREYALGLRLLADTAKHNLFFAPGNGATTRLGKNIKFNNLNELALWAKDNAIELTIVGGEEPLSAGVVDIFKSYGLEIFGPSKAAARLEASKVFMKDVLTRAGVRTAKHISTNDIAQADKFIDEQAAKNRNVVVKADGLCAGKGVIIAKSADEAKNAVRQMLSENSFGVAGSRVVIEEYLDGFELSFFAICDGERFSSLPVAQDHKRLLDGDEGPNTGGMGAYAPTPLASTELIKKIEKDVIAPTLKAMKELDCEFCGVLFAGIMVVDNEPIVLEFNVRFGDPECEVLMPLIDGELADGLAAAARGELVEFKIKKAYAVGVVIASQNYPYGASEPAKITEPAEREGAYIDYARVSDDKSALMATGGRVCVCVGVAPSIQEAANNAYLLAGDVKFKGAKYRKDIAYQVL; from the coding sequence ATGAAAATTTTAATAATCGGAAATGGTGGCAGGGAGTATGCGCTAGGGCTTAGACTGCTTGCTGATACCGCAAAACATAATTTATTTTTTGCTCCTGGAAATGGCGCAACTACACGTCTAGGAAAAAATATCAAATTTAATAATCTTAATGAGCTTGCCCTATGGGCTAAAGATAATGCCATAGAGCTTACTATAGTCGGTGGCGAGGAACCGCTAAGCGCTGGAGTTGTGGATATATTTAAATCTTATGGCTTAGAGATTTTTGGGCCTAGTAAAGCTGCGGCTAGACTTGAGGCGAGTAAGGTTTTTATGAAGGATGTGCTAACTCGCGCTGGGGTACGCACGGCTAAGCATATAAGCACAAACGACATCGCTCAGGCGGATAAATTTATCGATGAGCAAGCTGCAAAAAATCGAAATGTAGTTGTAAAAGCTGACGGACTTTGTGCTGGAAAAGGCGTAATAATCGCCAAAAGCGCAGACGAAGCCAAAAATGCTGTACGTCAAATGCTAAGTGAAAATAGCTTTGGCGTAGCTGGTAGCAGGGTCGTGATTGAGGAGTATTTAGACGGATTTGAGCTTAGCTTTTTTGCTATTTGCGATGGCGAGCGATTTTCTAGCTTGCCAGTAGCGCAAGATCACAAAAGACTTCTTGATGGGGACGAGGGGCCAAATACTGGTGGAATGGGGGCTTATGCGCCAACTCCGCTAGCTAGCACAGAGCTTATAAAAAAGATAGAAAAAGACGTAATCGCACCTACGCTTAAGGCTATGAAAGAGCTAGACTGCGAGTTTTGCGGGGTGCTTTTTGCTGGGATTATGGTGGTGGATAATGAGCCAATCGTGCTTGAATTTAACGTCCGCTTTGGTGATCCAGAGTGTGAGGTTCTTATGCCTTTAATTGACGGCGAGTTAGCCGATGGGCTAGCAGCCGCTGCAAGAGGCGAGCTTGTTGAGTTTAAAATAAAAAAAGCCTATGCCGTTGGTGTAGTTATAGCTAGCCAAAACTATCCATATGGCGCTAGTGAGCCAGCTAAAATAACAGAGCCAGCTGAGCGCGAGGGAGCGTATATAGATTATGCTAGAGTGAGTGATGACAAGAGCGCTTTAATGGCAACTGGCGGGCGAGTTTGCGTTTGTGTAGGTGTTGCGCCTAGTATACAAGAGGCCGCAAATAATGCTTATTTGCTTGCTGGTGATGTCAAATTTAAAGGCGCAAAATATCGCAAAGATATAGCGTATCAGGTGCTTTGA
- a CDS encoding RDD family protein: MNLADRLEFEGLKVASVKKRAFAFIIDEFIISVLFYIIYYDAFSVARDFLDINALLTNLVSQAILLRVIYQTFFTWYFGASLGKMAVKIEVIDANGLYKPTLVASFLRACIRAISEMCFYLGFLWVFNSPARQAWEDLVAKTVVIDVG, translated from the coding sequence ATGAATTTAGCAGATAGACTTGAGTTTGAGGGGCTAAAGGTAGCGTCGGTTAAAAAGCGTGCCTTTGCATTTATAATAGATGAGTTTATTATAAGCGTGCTTTTTTATATTATATATTATGACGCATTTTCGGTAGCTAGAGACTTTTTGGATATTAATGCGCTACTTACAAATTTAGTCTCGCAGGCGATACTGCTACGCGTGATTTATCAGACATTTTTTACTTGGTACTTTGGTGCGAGTCTTGGTAAAATGGCGGTTAAAATAGAGGTTATTGATGCAAATGGACTTTATAAACCAACTCTTGTTGCTAGCTTTTTAAGGGCGTGCATTAGGGCGATTAGCGAGATGTGCTTTTATCTTGGATTTTTGTGGGTGTTTAATAGCCCTGCTAGGCAGGCTTGGGAGGATTTGGTGGCTAAGACGGTGGTAATTGATGTTGGGTAG
- a CDS encoding LPS-assembly protein LptD, translated as MLGRKILSACACVAIASTLSAETAEIMAKNVVKNGDIIEAKEQVLLFSPTYLISADMAKYDQKNGIVELFGNVNMMRSNTDASRSNYARINLNTHDVSFKRIFGVNKQNEVWLRSDEAYSENKIYYTKKVTVSSCNVADPDWSINASSAELKDDFLHLYNPVFKIGEVPVFWLPYFAFNTNTKRRTGLLYPDFGYSRSEGFYYRQPVYFAPSDNWDWQFDPQIRTKRGQGLYTTFRFVDSPYSSGEISAGAFRDRKNFKNTDNVNSKYRTHKGFGVEYSRDRLIAHLLSPKAQEGLWINATFLNDIEYLNLKNRGDDYDSLVESRLNYFMSNSKHYAGIYAKYYIDTQKIGYGVQNKDTLQELPSLQYHKFTDSFLLRNLLYSVDLSAHRYEREVGVTATQYEFNAPISLHLPLLNEAFTLSLYENIYASQINYGDKRTSKDDNSKDRHAQSFENYHRFVLHTDLARRYESFFHTLNLGFEYILPGEYKGGDNSEFIYDENGREYENFLSQEKKREEASLFATQYFYSSSGRKFLRHSVSQGYLRKDGKYSSLKHSLHFYPFSWLTLYNKFEYSQIEHRLNSMQTGISASAEMGSIDFWHTMRRTSITNKNSSQAKESYLNAAASINLPHQYSLNAGIQYDNERDFTKMWRVGIAHSRKCWNYSLAYRSDIEPTTTSEGVRASRKQGVFFSVAFYPMGGIHYSYSVSSDKNSTAN; from the coding sequence ATGTTGGGTAGGAAAATATTATCTGCTTGCGCTTGTGTGGCAATTGCTAGTACTTTATCCGCAGAAACGGCGGAGATAATGGCAAAAAATGTCGTAAAAAATGGCGATATAATAGAGGCTAAAGAGCAGGTTTTACTGTTTTCCCCTACTTATCTTATTAGTGCTGATATGGCTAAGTATGACCAAAAAAACGGCATAGTCGAGCTTTTTGGTAATGTAAATATGATGCGTTCAAATACTGACGCTTCTAGGTCTAATTATGCTAGGATAAACTTAAACACCCATGATGTTAGCTTTAAGCGTATTTTTGGAGTAAATAAGCAAAATGAGGTTTGGTTGCGCTCTGATGAGGCATACTCTGAAAATAAAATTTACTACACCAAAAAAGTTACCGTCTCAAGCTGCAATGTAGCAGATCCAGACTGGTCCATAAATGCCAGTAGCGCAGAGCTAAAAGATGACTTCTTGCACCTTTATAATCCAGTTTTTAAAATAGGCGAAGTACCTGTATTTTGGCTTCCTTATTTTGCGTTTAACACCAATACAAAGCGGCGTACAGGGCTTTTATATCCTGATTTTGGTTATAGTAGAAGTGAGGGGTTTTACTACAGGCAGCCTGTGTATTTTGCTCCATCTGATAATTGGGATTGGCAGTTTGATCCGCAAATTAGGACTAAGCGAGGGCAGGGGCTTTATACTACTTTTAGGTTTGTTGACTCGCCTTATTCAAGTGGTGAGATAAGTGCTGGAGCCTTTCGCGATAGGAAAAATTTTAAAAACACAGACAATGTAAACTCAAAATACCGTACTCACAAAGGCTTTGGAGTAGAGTACTCACGTGATAGATTAATCGCTCATCTGCTAAGCCCAAAGGCACAAGAGGGCTTGTGGATAAATGCGACATTTTTAAACGATATAGAGTATTTGAATTTAAAAAATAGAGGCGATGATTATGATTCTTTGGTGGAGTCTAGGCTAAATTATTTTATGTCAAACTCAAAGCACTATGCTGGAATTTATGCAAAATATTACATAGATACGCAAAAAATAGGCTACGGTGTGCAAAATAAAGACACCCTTCAAGAGCTACCTAGCTTACAGTATCATAAATTTACAGACTCGTTTTTGCTTAGAAATCTCCTATATTCAGTTGATTTAAGCGCTCATAGATATGAAAGAGAGGTGGGCGTTACGGCTACTCAGTATGAGTTTAATGCCCCTATAAGCTTGCATTTGCCGCTATTAAATGAGGCTTTTACGCTTTCGCTTTATGAAAATATCTATGCAAGTCAGATAAATTATGGAGATAAGCGCACCAGCAAGGACGACAACAGCAAAGATAGGCATGCCCAAAGCTTTGAAAACTATCATAGATTTGTGCTTCATACCGATTTGGCTAGGCGATATGAGAGCTTTTTTCATACTTTAAATTTAGGCTTTGAATATATCCTGCCAGGCGAGTATAAGGGTGGAGATAATAGTGAGTTTATCTATGATGAAAATGGAAGGGAGTATGAGAACTTCCTATCTCAGGAGAAAAAGCGTGAGGAGGCAAGCTTATTTGCCACGCAGTATTTTTACAGCTCAAGTGGGAGAAAATTCTTAAGACATAGCGTATCTCAGGGATATTTAAGAAAAGACGGCAAATACTCAAGTCTAAAGCACTCTTTGCATTTTTATCCATTTAGCTGGCTTACGCTGTATAATAAATTTGAATATTCCCAGATAGAACATAGGCTAAACTCAATGCAAACAGGCATATCTGCAAGTGCTGAGATGGGAAGTATTGACTTTTGGCACACTATGCGTCGCACAAGCATTACAAATAAAAATAGCTCCCAAGCCAAAGAGAGCTACCTAAATGCAGCGGCTAGCATAAATTTACCACATCAATATAGCTTAAATGCCGGCATTCAATACGATAACGAAAGAGACTTTACCAAAATGTGGCGCGTTGGCATAGCGCACAGCCGCAAGTGTTGGAATTACTCTTTAGCATACAGATCAGACATAGAGCCGACAACTACAAGCGAGGGCGTGCGTGCAAGCCGCAAGCAGGGCGTATTTTTCAGTGTGGCGTTTTACCCTATGGGTGGGATACACTACTCATATTCTGTAAGTTCAGATAAAAACAGCACCGCCAATTAA
- a CDS encoding polyribonucleotide nucleotidyltransferase, whose product MQYSIEVNNQVEIYDLNKVAKQAAGAVLLRVKNTVVLATVAREDKPVEEDFLPLTVQYLEKAYAAGKIPGGYVKRETKPGEFETLTSRIIDRSLRPLFPKGYAYPTQIVVMVLSADPEVDLQVVSLNAASAALYLSDIPIKAPVCGVRVGRIEDKWVLNPTNSELEESTLDLYVAGVKDELLMIEMRAIASKKDNTSAIVAIDPIIADAMFCSPQSMNELCEDEVVEAIKFASEAILRGSRAYEEAFAPHKKPSANFELKSEVENERIASYLREFYLSEIKDAINQMAKSERASELNAIAKKVASDESAINEEWSEEEISKVLSKVKKEIVRAQIINEGRRADGRALDEVRPISIETNLLPNAHGSCLFTRGQTQALVVATLGTDGDAQLSDSLTSKSAIVERFMFNYNFPGFSVGEASPLKAPGRRELGHGNLAKRALAPSIDESNPYTIRLVSEILESNGSSSMASVCGGALALRAAGVETLELVAGVAMGLVFEGDKHAVLTDIMGLEDHDGDMDFKVAGPRGGITALQMDIKLGGISLEVLKEALEQARKGREHILNLMQIADSEIAVNEDVLPKLELFSVDPSKIVDIIGQAGKTIKEIIERFGVSVDLDREKGEVKISGDDRKGVDGAKSYIIELTSKGGDRGAKRFNDKRERAPKPIFNVGDEIDGTVKSVVDFGAFIEIAAGVDGLLHISKIRSPLAVGDKVRVVVAEQKGNKISLNLA is encoded by the coding sequence GTGCAATATAGTATAGAAGTAAATAATCAAGTTGAAATTTATGATTTAAATAAAGTAGCAAAGCAAGCAGCTGGTGCGGTGCTTTTGCGAGTAAAAAATACAGTAGTCCTAGCCACAGTGGCTAGAGAGGATAAGCCTGTGGAGGAGGACTTTTTACCACTTACGGTACAATATCTTGAAAAGGCGTATGCAGCAGGTAAAATTCCAGGCGGATATGTCAAGCGAGAGACCAAGCCAGGGGAGTTTGAGACGCTTACTTCGCGTATTATAGACCGTAGTTTACGTCCGCTTTTTCCAAAGGGGTATGCTTATCCTACGCAGATTGTTGTCATGGTGCTTTCAGCCGATCCTGAAGTTGATTTACAGGTTGTTTCCCTAAATGCTGCAAGTGCTGCACTTTATCTAAGCGACATACCTATAAAAGCCCCAGTTTGTGGCGTGCGCGTGGGTAGGATAGAGGATAAGTGGGTGCTAAATCCTACTAATAGCGAGCTTGAGGAAAGCACATTAGACCTTTACGTGGCTGGGGTAAAGGATGAGCTTTTGATGATTGAGATGAGGGCTATTGCTAGTAAAAAGGACAATACTTCAGCCATTGTGGCGATAGATCCTATAATAGCTGATGCTATGTTTTGCTCGCCTCAGAGTATGAATGAGCTTTGCGAGGATGAGGTCGTAGAGGCTATTAAATTTGCCTCAGAAGCGATACTGCGAGGTTCTAGGGCTTATGAGGAGGCCTTTGCGCCACATAAAAAACCATCTGCAAATTTTGAGCTAAAGTCTGAGGTAGAAAATGAGCGTATAGCCTCGTATTTAAGGGAGTTTTATCTAAGTGAGATAAAAGACGCAATAAATCAAATGGCAAAATCAGAGCGCGCAAGCGAGCTTAACGCCATAGCCAAAAAAGTGGCAAGCGATGAGAGTGCGATAAATGAGGAGTGGAGTGAGGAGGAGATATCCAAGGTACTCTCAAAAGTAAAAAAAGAGATAGTAAGAGCGCAGATAATAAATGAAGGGCGCAGGGCTGATGGCAGGGCGCTTGATGAGGTTCGTCCTATCTCGATAGAGACAAATTTATTACCAAATGCCCACGGCAGCTGCCTTTTTACTAGAGGCCAGACGCAAGCCCTAGTCGTAGCTACGCTAGGCACTGACGGCGACGCCCAGCTAAGCGATAGTCTTACAAGCAAATCAGCCATTGTTGAAAGATTTATGTTTAATTACAACTTCCCAGGCTTTAGTGTGGGTGAGGCAAGTCCGCTAAAAGCTCCGGGTAGACGCGAGCTAGGGCATGGAAATCTAGCAAAAAGAGCGCTTGCGCCTAGTATAGATGAGAGCAATCCTTACACCATAAGGTTAGTTAGCGAGATACTGGAGAGTAATGGCTCAAGCTCTATGGCTAGCGTTTGTGGTGGTGCTTTGGCACTTCGTGCAGCTGGGGTGGAGACTTTAGAGCTTGTGGCTGGCGTGGCTATGGGGCTAGTATTTGAGGGCGATAAGCACGCTGTACTAACAGACATAATGGGGCTAGAGGATCACGATGGAGATATGGATTTTAAAGTCGCTGGACCTCGTGGAGGTATAACTGCGCTTCAGATGGATATAAAGCTGGGTGGAATTAGCCTAGAAGTGCTAAAAGAGGCGCTTGAACAGGCTAGAAAAGGGCGCGAGCATATATTAAATTTAATGCAAATTGCGGATAGTGAGATAGCTGTGAATGAAGACGTCCTTCCAAAGCTCGAGCTTTTTAGTGTGGATCCAAGTAAGATAGTTGACATCATCGGACAGGCTGGAAAGACGATAAAAGAGATAATCGAACGCTTTGGTGTAAGCGTGGATCTTGACCGTGAAAAGGGCGAGGTAAAGATTTCTGGCGATGACAGAAAAGGCGTTGACGGAGCAAAAAGCTACATCATAGAGCTAACCTCAAAGGGAGGCGACAGGGGAGCAAAAAGATTTAACGATAAAAGAGAAAGAGCGCCAAAGCCTATTTTTAACGTCGGAGATGAGATAGATGGTACTGTAAAAAGCGTCGTTGACTTTGGCGCATTTATCGAGATAGCTGCTGGCGTAGATGGTTTGCTTCACATTTCAAAGATCCGCTCTCCACTAGCGGTAGGCGATAAGGTGCGTGTAGTAGTAGCAGAACAAAAAGGCAATAAAATATCTTTAAATTTAGCGTAA
- a CDS encoding universal stress protein: MRSKKLFFPIGAGEDYYERFYGALSVARHFCAHMEVLCCYLDPGEAYNMKSTMRGSVLYEQFLRSANEELDREHSRIRGLFERAASELGVVVSDSPIDNIASANFVLRSGNRSRLVEAESRFCDLVVAAVPFDGKITGTFEAATMKSGKSAIVIPRNLKDFKADSILVSWTGTTASSAALTASVPLLEQASRVHCITSKASLGDDASINLARLEEYFAIHGIEASFEIIDTTAIPGEALLKTAREGEFDLVIAGKQGENGLREMFLGGTAKFFLKNTEIPVFI, translated from the coding sequence GTGAGAAGCAAAAAGCTATTTTTCCCTATCGGTGCTGGCGAGGATTATTATGAGAGATTTTATGGCGCACTGAGCGTTGCTAGGCATTTTTGCGCACATATGGAGGTGCTTTGTTGCTATCTTGACCCAGGTGAGGCTTATAATATGAAAAGCACCATGCGAGGAAGCGTACTTTATGAGCAGTTTTTGCGCTCCGCAAATGAGGAGCTTGATAGAGAGCATTCTCGAATTAGGGGACTTTTTGAGCGTGCAGCTAGCGAGCTTGGCGTGGTGGTGTCTGATAGTCCTATTGATAATATCGCAAGTGCAAATTTTGTCTTGCGTTCTGGCAATCGTAGCCGTCTAGTCGAGGCAGAGAGCCGATTTTGCGATTTAGTAGTAGCGGCTGTGCCATTTGATGGCAAGATTACTGGTACTTTTGAAGCTGCTACTATGAAAAGCGGCAAATCAGCCATTGTTATTCCTAGAAATTTAAAGGACTTTAAGGCGGATAGTATTTTGGTTAGCTGGACTGGTACGACTGCAAGCAGCGCGGCACTTACGGCCTCTGTGCCACTTTTAGAACAGGCTAGTAGAGTACACTGCATAACCTCAAAGGCGAGTCTAGGCGATGATGCTAGCATAAATTTGGCTCGCCTTGAGGAGTATTTTGCAATCCACGGCATAGAGGCTAGTTTTGAGATTATAGACACTACGGCTATACCTGGCGAGGCTTTGCTAAAGACCGCTAGAGAGGGTGAGTTTGACCTAGTTATAGCTGGCAAACAGGGAGAAAACGGCTTAAGAGAGATGTTTTTGGGAGGGACAGCTAAGTTTTTCTTAAAAAATACAGAAATTCCAGTCTTTATCTGA
- the rpsO gene encoding 30S ribosomal protein S15: MALDTAKKAEIISKFARKEGDTGSPEVQIALLSNRISDLTEHLKVFKKDFSSRLGLLKLVGRRKRLLKYLKSTDYAKYSKIIAELGIRDK; this comes from the coding sequence ATGGCTTTGGATACGGCGAAAAAAGCGGAGATTATCTCTAAATTTGCACGTAAAGAGGGTGATACTGGTTCACCAGAGGTTCAAATAGCTCTATTAAGCAACCGCATTAGCGATCTTACAGAGCATTTAAAAGTATTTAAAAAAGACTTTTCATCTCGTTTAGGTCTACTTAAATTAGTCGGACGCAGAAAAAGACTACTAAAATACCTAAAAAGCACAGACTACGCTAAATACTCAAAAATTATAGCTGAATTAGGCATAAGAGACAAGTAA
- a CDS encoding Rrf2 family transcriptional regulator: MLFTKASEYALLSLILISQKPEATDALSIANELGISKSFLAKILQNLARAKILHSYKGANGGFTLAVAPEELSVLRIIESAEKRRASVFDCSADASACPGQKAPICQIWPMFTGFQAQVDDMLESIKLSDIIKAS, from the coding sequence TTGCTTTTTACAAAGGCCAGCGAGTACGCACTTTTATCGCTTATATTAATATCACAAAAGCCCGAGGCTACAGACGCTTTGAGTATAGCAAATGAGCTTGGTATATCAAAGAGCTTTTTGGCAAAGATACTTCAAAACCTAGCTAGGGCTAAAATACTACACTCATATAAAGGGGCAAATGGTGGCTTTACGCTTGCCGTAGCACCAGAGGAACTTAGCGTGCTTCGCATAATAGAAAGCGCAGAAAAGCGCCGTGCGAGCGTGTTTGACTGCTCTGCTGATGCGAGTGCTTGCCCAGGACAAAAGGCACCCATATGTCAAATTTGGCCGATGTTTACTGGCTTTCAGGCGCAGGTTGATGATATGCTAGAGTCTATTAAATTAAGCGACATCATCAAGGCCTCCTAA